A genomic window from Punica granatum isolate Tunisia-2019 chromosome 2, ASM765513v2, whole genome shotgun sequence includes:
- the LOC116193931 gene encoding phytosulfokine receptor 1-like has protein sequence MYRKTGQHSPQPTECNRPVCLSILPTTPKGKSNLSLLPSVGKFTQRVEMEGFKSLLTCRGLVLLDLGYNNFTGELPSSFKSLQALKGLSLSGTSLNNLPSALVTLQHCNNLHTLFLSASFKDEVMPGNIDLQFESLMALLISNSHLKGSIKSWLSSGFPNLRVLDLSGNRLSGTIPSWIGEFPLLHYLDLSNNSFTGVVPQSLTELRSLRDLTSADFSSFLTKLSERSLTVYSLQGISVPTLDLSNNELTGPIWPSFGNLTELSILRMRNNSLSGSIPRSISRLSRLWVLDLSYSNLSGDIPESLKELHLLSIFNVSYNKLSGKVPQGGQLDTFTSSSY, from the exons ATGTATCGAAAGACGGGGCAGCACAGCCCCCAACCAACGGAGTGCAACCGTCCTGTATGTCTGTCGATTCTTCCGACGACCCCGAAGGGAAAGTCTAACCTCTCCTTGCTCCCGTCTGTTGGAAAATTCACTCAGAGAGTAGAGATGGAAGGATTCA AGAGTTTACTCACTTGCCGTGGACTGGTTCTTTTAGATCTTGGCTACAATAATTTCACCGGCGAGCTTCCATCGAGCTTTAAGAGCCTTCAGGCACTGAAAGGGTTATCGCTCTCGGGAACGAGCCTCAATAATCTGCCTTCAGCACTCGTGACCCTACAGCACTGCAACAACTTACACACACTATTCCTCAGTGCAAGTTTTAAGGACGAAGTAATGCCGGGGAATATTGATCTTCAGTTTGAAAGCCTAATGGCATTATTAATCTCAAACAGCCACCTAAAAGGTTCGATTAAATCGTGGTTAAGTAGTGGCTTCCCAAACTTGCGGGTCCTGGATCTGTCAGGGAACCGATTGAGCGGAACAATTCCTAGCTGGATAGGTGAGTTTCCTCTCCTCCATTACTTGGATCTGTCAAATAACTCATTTACTGGGGTTGTGCCTCAAAGCTTAACAGAACTGCGGAGTCTAAGAGATCTCACTTCTGCGGATTTTTCGTCTTTTCTCACTAAACTGAGTGAAAGATCCTTGACAGTGTACTCCCTTCAGGGAATTTCAGTACCCACGTTGGATTTGAGCAACAATGAGCTCACAGGACCGATTTGGCCTAGTTTCGGGAACCTGACTGAGCTGTCTATCTTGAGGATGAGAAACAATAGCCTCTCGGGATCTATTCCCAGGTCTATCTCGAGGCTGTCACGCTTGTGGGTACTGGATTTGTCCTACAGCAATTTATCTGGCGATATACCCGAGTCTTTGAAAGAACTCCATCTCTTGTCGATATTCAATGTTTCTTATAACAAACTATCTGGAAAAGTTCCTCAGGGAGGCCAATTAGATACATTCACAAGTTCAAGTTACTAA
- the LOC116196989 gene encoding beta-ureidopropionase, with protein MEKTQSAETPEIGGIRERPKKGDGSICGYESLHRLLGDNLKPEIFQEVSRLLQGLNGGKALESIDLPEPAIAVSLKHDFDLQAFHFSADKELLREPRIVRVGLIQNSISLPTTAPFLDQKRAIYKKLEPMLDAAGASGVNILCLQEAWMMPFAFCTREKRWCEFAEPINGESTQFLQEFAKKYNMVIVNPILERDINHGETIWNTAVVIGHNGNIIGKHRKNHIPRVGDFNESTYYMEGNTGHPVFETAFGKIGVNVCYGRHHPLNWMAFGLNGAEIVFNPSATVGELSEPMWPIEARNAAIANSYFVGSINRVGTETFPYPFTSGDGKPQHSDFGHFYGSSYFSAPDASCTSSLSRHRDGLLISDMDLNLCRQLKDKWGFRMTARYELYNELLGRYLRPDFEPQVISDPLLHKKC; from the exons ATGGAGAAGACCCAGTCGGCTGAGACTCCTGAAATTGGCGGAATTCGAGAGCGACCCAAGAAGGGCGACGGCTCGATTTGTGGGTACGAGTCACTCCACCGGCTCCTCGGCGATAATCTCAAACCCGAAATCTTTCAG GAAGTCAGCCGATTACTCCAGGGGCTAAATGGAGGCAAAGCACTCGAATCTATTGATCTCCCTGAACCAGCTATAGCTGTTTCCTTAAAGCATGACTTTGACCTTCAG GCTTTCCACTTTAGTGCTGACAAAGAGCTGCTGAGAGAACCTCGAATTGTCAGGGTTGGTCTAATCCAAAACTCTATCTCTCTTCCAACAACTGCCCCTTTTCTCGACCAGAAGAGAGCAATTTACAAGAAATTAGAGCCGATGCTTGATGCTGCAGGGGCTTCAGGAGTCAATATACTATGTTTGCAG GAAGCATGGATGATGCCATTTGCCTTCTGTACACGGGAAAAGAGGTGGTGCGAGTTTGCAGAACCCATAAATGGAGAATCAACACAATTTCTTCAAGAATTTGCTAAAAAGTATAATATGGTCATTGTGAATCCAATCCTTGAGAGAGATATTAATCATGGAGAGACTATCTGGAACACTGCAGTCGTGATTGGACATAATGGAAATATTATTGGGAAGCATCGGAAG AACCATATACCAAGAGTTGGAGATTTTAATGAGAGTACGTATTATATGGAAGGGAATACAGGGCATCCTGTGTTTGAGACGGCTTTTGGGAAGATAGGGGTTAATGTATGCTACGGGAGGCATCACCCCCTGAATTGGATGGCTTTTGGGTTAAATGGTGCAGAGATTGTTTTCAATCCTTCTGCAACCGTTGGTGAATTGAGTGAACCAATGTGGCCTATTGAG GCACGAAATGCTGCAATTGCAAACAGCTACTTTGTTGGGTCCATAAATCGGGTCGGAACAGAGACCTTCCCGTACCCATTCACTTCAGGCGATGGGAAGCCACAGCATTCTGACTTTGGGCACTTCTACGGGTCAAGCTACTTCTCAGCACCCGATGCTTCGTGCACTTCATCTCTTTCACGACACAGAGACGGGCTCTTGATCTCAGACATGGACCTTAACCTCTGCAGACAGCTTAAGGACAAGTGGGGTTTCCGGATGACTGCTCGATACGAGCTGTACAATGAGTTGCTAGGTCGGTATCTAAGGCCCGACTTTGAGCCCCAAGTCATCTCTGATCCTTTGCTGCACAAGAAATGTTGA